tttcaaaaaaaaaaagggATCTGCCTTGGCTTGCGGCGGAAAAAAACGGTTATCAAACGCCGTATGGGACATGGAAATCGACACACATCTCGTTCGCGCAAACTCTCGTGAGAAACCTCACCCGCCCAAAGCGCGGGTTGTCTCGCGCCTGACCATCGGGATGAGAATGAGCCGGCCCGGAGCTAGCCTTGGACTCAGCCACTATGGCCCAAGGCTAATTTGTGAGGCCAAGGGTTAATAGAAAAAAAATCTGGTTAATAGAAAAAATCAAGTCGTCTGCTTGTGGGTCTGTAGCTCCGCCTCTTGCCGAAACATATCATGATAATTTTGTTGTTCATATATGCGAGCATTTGTCGGAAATTATGCGACACACCGCGTCGCAAAATTGGGTCCTACAACAACGACGGCGCGAGGGCGATGAAGATTGAAGTTGTTGTGAGATATAAAACTATAAGGTAGGCCGACCTGACTGACCGAGTGAGTCATCTAGTGCCGGCTATGTTGACCCAAATCTTGTTTGAGACCAACGCACATGACCCACTGGCCTTGAATTTTTAGGTCGGATCAGCGACCCGGCGGGCCGACCCAGCCCATTTCCATCCTGCGCTGACCTGCCCAACATTTCACGTTTCTTCTTCTCGTCTAAAGTTTGCAGCAAGGTTTACGTTACCGCGCTCAGTTCCCAGCGTCGCGTCGGGGGCTGGCCAGATCCGTCATGTACGGCGGCGCCGCGCCCACCCCAACGCCGGCCCTTGTACGTCCTCCACCCCCTTCACCTTGCACTGCACCACTGGCTAATTACACGACGCAACGCAATGTCAGCGTGCAGCCCCCCAATGCAAGCCCCCCACTCATCAGACAGCACAGCAGATGAGTAGTATGATGGCGGCAGGGAGCAGGAGGATGCTCATCCCTCTCAGGCCGCGGCTGCTCTCGCGGCAACGCACTCTCCTTGCCGGCCTCGCCGCCGCCTTCGCGGTGACCCTACTCTCCATCGTCCTCCTGCTCTCCTCCCTTcccgcctcctcctcgccgccatCCCGCCGGCGCCACGGCGTCGACACGACATCCACGACCGCGCTTAGTCCACCCGCTCACTGCGGCGCGATGAGCGCGAGCCTGGGGGAGTTCGGCGAAATGATGGTGTCCATGCTCCCGAGGGACCTCGCATTCACCGCCTTCATGCCCTCGCCGGAGTCGTTCCGCCGCGTCCTCGGGCTGCGGCACAACGACAGCGCCGCGGGGCTGAAGGCCAGCGACGACACCTACGCCGTCGTCTCTCGCGTGCTCGGCTTCTCCGCCGTCCCTCTGCGCCTGCGCTCCGGGGACGTGGCTCTGCGCGGGACGGCGCGGCTGCTGGACCTGGACTCCGTGTCCGGGCTGAAGGTGCACGCGTGGAGGGACGTGGACGGGGCTCTCGTCGTCAACGGCGTGCGGTCGGAGTGCGTCGATATCGTCAGGGACGAGACCGTGGTGCATGTCATGGCGGGGGTCCTCATGGACGCCGAGTTCGAGCGATCTCTTTCCCTTCCGAATTAGAGGATCATTGTAGAAGTTTATGCAACTCACGATATATTGATCGGGTGCAATATGCACGTATATATAAGTACAAAGGATAGCCACGTCCTCAACTATACATGGAAGGAGGAGGGCTTGTTGTACAAGAAATACACATATGTATCTACATCTCAACacccccgcagtcgaagcggcACCATGGTCGACGCAAAGACTGGATCGGAACTCCTCGAAAGACGCGGTAGACAAGCCCTTTGTCATGATGTCAGCAAATTGTTGGGACGTAGGGATATGCAGCACGCGTACATGACCAAGAGCTACCTGTTCGCGAACAAAATGGATATCAATCTCAATGTGCTTGGCGCATCGATGATGAACCGGGTTGGCAGAGAGGTAGACCGCAGAAacattgtcacagtagacaatcgTGGCCTTGTCAACCGGAGACAAGAGCTCATGCAGAAGCTGACGAAGCCAGGAACACTCGGCGACGACGTTGGCAACGGCGCGGTACTCCGCTTCAGCACTGGAGCGGGAGACAGCgggctgccgcttggacgacCAGGAGATAAGTGATGGTCCAAGATAGACGCAATAACCAGAGGTCGAGCGGCGCGTGTCAGGGCAGCCGGCCCAATCGGCGTCAGAATAAGCCGTCAGATCCATAGATGATGAAGCCTGAAGTGACAGCCCATGATCCAAGGTGCCACGGATATAGCGCAGAATGCGCTTGACTGCGGTCCAGTGAGCATCACGGGGAGCATGCATATGAAGGCACACCTGCTGAACAGCGTACTGGAGCTCCGGACGAGTAAGAATGAGGTACTGAAGAGCACCAACAATCGACCTGTAGAACGGAGCATCTGAAGCAGGAGAACCATCTGTGGCAGAGAGCTTGGCCTTCGTATCGATAGGTGTGGCAGCCGGTTTGCAATTAAGCATCCCGGCACGGTCCAGAAGCTCATGAGCATACTTCCGCTGATGAAGAAAGAAGCCATCTGCTCGACGAATAACCTCGATCCCGAGGAAATAGTGCAGAGGACCTAAGTCCTTAATGGCAAACTCAGCACGAAGACGATCCGTGAGCTGTCGAAGAAGGGCAGTCGAGCATGCTGTCAAAATGATGTCGTCGACATAAAgcagcagaaaagcagtagcatcACCCTGGTGGTAGACAAATAGTGAAGCATCGGAGCGAGTGGAGCGGAAGCCAAGCTGAGTAAGAAATGCTGCGATGCGCTGGTACCACGCGCGAGGAGCTTGCTTGAGCCCGTACAGAGATCGAGAGAGCAAGCACACATGATCCGGAGAAGACTCATCCACGAACCCAGTCGGCTGCTGACAGAACACCTGTTCCTCAAGATGCCCATGAAGAAAAGCATTCGAAACATCCATCTGGTGCACAGGCCAGGAGCGAGAGACCGCTAGCTAAAGGACAGTCCGAATCGTCCCAGGTTTGACAACCGGGGCGAAAGTGTCTGTGAAGTCAACGCCTGCTTGTTGACGAAAACCCCGAACGACCCAACGGGCCTTGTGTCGGTCAAGAGTACCATCCGGATGAAACTTGTGCTTGAACACCCACTTCCCGGTGATGAGGTTGGCCCGAGGGGGACGGGGAACGAGCTGCCAAGTGTGATTGCGTTGCaatgcgtcaaattcctccttcaTCGCGGCGAACCACATGGGATCACGAAGCGCGGAACGGGCGGAGGTCGGCAGGGGTGACGGTGACGAGGAAAACGTCGAAGCCACGCAGGTGTACTCATCCGGAGGGTAGCGAGTGCTCGGCCGATGGACACCCAGGCGCGACCGAGTGACAGGGCCAGCGGGTGGTGGCACAACAGCAGACACCGGGGCCGGCGCCAAACCCGGCGGTGAAGAAGCCGGCGACACGCCCGGCTGCAAAGAGGCCGGCGACACGCCTGTCTGCGAAGAAGCCGGGGGAGAAGCGGGCGATCCCGGCGGGCGAGCTGGcacagcagccggcaagaccggCGAGGCTGGCGCTGAAGCCCGCGAAGAAGAGGCCGGAGAGGCCGGCTAAGAAGCCGGCGCGGCGCCCGGCGATGAAGCAGCTGGAGAGGCCGGCGCAGAGGCCGGCGTGGGGCCCGGCGATGAAGCAGCCGGGGAGGCCGGCGTGGAGGCCGACGTGGAGGCCGGCTCGGATGCCGGTGAGCCTGGCGAAGCAGCGGGCAGGAGCCGGAGTGCCGTGCGTCCAGGGGGCGCCCTACGCCGTGGGGCAAAGCcagtgtcgggtggttggtgcgacatatgccaaaggatggcttatcattgtgggagccaataaaacgtcgccggtgcctggaaacgggatgaggcgaagacatgcacgccggcgaatcttacccaggttcggggctctccgaggagataacacccctagtcctgctctgcggggtctccgcatgatcactagctcgataaagagtagctacaatcgctcctagagctgatgggatcaagggagaagaagaaccaGGCTAGCTCTttcttctctctatctatggtgtgcgtgcgtgtgctatgcttgaaagccaaacatgcagaggtgccaaccctttgcatgggtgctccggggggtttatataggcctaccccccgggggtacaatggtaatccgactgggaactggccccagccatcagtgtctacgcctgccggctcctccgccggctgctgagtcccgccggctgccggctactcggtcggcaggccggccccaccgcctagggtcttgtcggcggctgcttattgtagccgcgcctctgatgatgagggctttgtcgacgtaagagtggctacagtgatccgcgtcgggggctatcactgtagcctcacctcgtcttgtctccttaaatgggctcctgcttcgaggaagggagtcgccggcttctggaggccggctatgctcctggccgactaggaaaggccgggccgccttcacgcctccctctggctgaaggggcccgcagtccttgggccgtgcaggagtgggtcatggatgacgtcgtagctggcgtggctacagtgcccggccgcacgggagacatccctcccgtacggcctcctgtaaccatgcctgcctcgggcttcgggggtcgtgggccgcactgtggccatgccccgtcaggtcgtcgttatgtaggggcggttgtggtctcggccggcttctaggagtcggcgttcttcttggccggcttcttggagtcggtgaggctgggtcgccttccgggagtcggctttagtggtagccggccggggaaggcggcccaaatgcttggagtgtttgaaggcccaaaggcctgataaattttctgaagagccaggggtagtcggttaggctacccgtggccaattactccgacagccAGGGTGGACAGGGTCGGCCAAAGAGGGGCCGGGCGCCGATGAAGAAGCCGCCTGCTGTTCCTGTTTAAAAGGAAAACACAACTCATCGAAATAAACATGTCGGGATGTGATGACACGGTGGGAAACCGGATCATAGCATCTATAGCCCTTGGTGTTAGCCGGGTAACCGAGGAAGACACACGGAAGGGAACGAGGGGCAAGTTTATGAGGAGAGGTGGCGGCAATACTAGGATAACAAAGACAACCGAAAATACGAAGACCGTCGTATGAAGGAGGAGACCCGAAGAGGAGGTGGTGAGGTGTAAAGTTCCACCGGGTGCGACAGGGACGAAGGTTAATGAGTAGGGTGGCAGTAGCGAGAGCGTCGGGCCAGAAGCGAGGTGGCATGTATGCGTGGAAGAGGAGGGTACGGATGCAATCGTTAAGAGTGCGAAGAATGCGTTCCGCTCGACCATTCTGCTGTGAAGTATATGGATAGGTAAGACAAAAAACAGTGCCATGTGTGGAGAGAAGATTGCGGATGGTGGTGTTGTCGAATTCTTTTCCGTTGTCAGTTTGCAAAGCTAGAATGGGACGACCAAATTGCGTAGACACGTAAGAGTAGAAGGCCGTAAGGGTGGCAGCAACTTCGGACTTCTTACGTAATGGAAAGGTCCACACAAAGTGAGAGTAGTCATCCAAAATAACAAGATAATATGAGAATCCAGTATTACTAGCAACAGGAGAGGTCCAGACATCACTATGGATTAACTCAAAAGGTAACGACGCAACCGTGGATGAAGCACTAAAGGGAAGGCGAACATGTTTGCCCAGACGGCATGCGTGACAAGAGTGCGCATCCTTTTTATTGCATGTAAAAGAAAAATCCCTAATAATTTAACGAAGAGCGGTGGAGCTAGGATGACCGAGACGGGCGTGCCAAAGATCAACGCCGGCGGAGAATGCAACTGGTCCAGCATGTGAAGATGATGGAGGCTGGACGGAGTATGTATCGCCGGGACTGTCACAGCGGTGAAGAACCATCCGGGTGAGGGCGTCCTTAACAGAAAAACCAACTTCGTCAAATTCCACAGTTACAGAGTTATCTCGAGAAAGTTTACGAACACAGACTAAATTCTGAATGAGTTCAAGAGACACAAGAACATTATTGAGATAAAGTGGTCTAGAGTTCGAAGGAAAACTGGTAGAACCAATATGCGTGATAGGGAGACCAGCACCATTACCGACAATGATACGAGAAGAAGTGTGAATAGGAGACGCGGAAGAGAGGTTACCCGGGTAAGCGGCCATGTGCGAAGATGCACCGGTGTCCATAAACCAATCGCCACCGCCGGAATAAGCCCCGAccggaggctgctgatgaagagCAGCAAGTAGGGCCGGATCATAAGAGACCGGCGCGGGATAGCCTGAGGAGCCGGTCACGCCTGTGTTGGTGGTTGGCCCGCCATAGCCAACCGGAGCAGGAGAGTAGTAGGCCGCTGGAGCGACCGGACCGGGTTGCGGATCGGCGAAGAATGCCTGATGGCTGGAGGGACCGGGCCCAAGGAGGCTCCGAGCGGGTGGGCGGGGCACGGGCATGGTGTAGGCGTGCACAAACCCTGTCCAGGGGTTGTGGCCACCCCCCAAGGCGGCGTCGGCTGCTGCTGGACAGGCCCGGGGCGCGGCTGTTGCTGCTGCGTCTGGCCTTTGCCGCGGCCGCGGCGCCTCTGGCGCTGCTGCTGCGGCGGTTGTTGAGGAAGAGCCGCAGGAGGAGCCGGTGGCCGCTGCTGGTAGGGGGCGCCGTAGGCGCCTTGCGGCGCGAAAGGCGCCGGTGGCCGGGGCGCCTGGTACGGCGCTGGGAAGCCGGGAGGCGCGCCTGAGGGCGCGGGGCCACCGCGCGAGTAGCCAGCGGCGAAGGCGGTATGAACGGCACGGGAGCGAAGATGCTTCAACCGGCGTTCCTCGAGACGAAGATAAGCCACCGCCCGCTCGTAGGTAGGGTTCGCCATGAGGGTGAGGTTGGAGGGGGCGTTGCCGAGATCCTCATTGAGGCCGGGGGTGAGGGTGGAGAGGAGCAACTCGTCGCCCACCTTGAAGCCAATGTCATTGAGCTCGTCGGAGAGGGTCTTGAGACGCATGCAGAAGGCGTCGACGGAGGAGTCGTTTTGATGGCACCCGAAGAACTCCTGCTGCAGGAAGACGATCCGTTGGAGCttgttgtcggtgaagaggccgACGATCTTGTTCCACACCGTGCATGCATCATCCTTGTCGCGAACGACGGTGTGGAAGATGTCCTTGGACACGGTGAGGAAGAGCCACCTGATGATGGTGGCGTCGATCGCTAGCCAGTCGGCGTCACGGTTCAGGACGAAGAGGTTGGCTGTGCCGTTGATGTGGTCCTGCAGGTTATACTCACGAAAGAGGAGATTGAAGTATGTCTTCCAAGCATAAAAATTCGCCTCTTTGTGGGAGAGGATGACCGGAACGCGACGTTCGATGGGAACATCACAGATGTAGGTAGGATCGGGAAGAGTGGCGGCAGTGGAGCCGGCGGAAGAGTCAAAGGGATTTGGTGGCTTCACGACCGGAGGAGTAGAGGCGGCGGACCGGTCGGAGAGGTTGGATCCCGACATGGCAGGAGCTAGGGTTAGGTGCGGCCGGGGCGGGTTAGGGTTTGTAGTGGCTAGGGTTTAGAGGTTCGGCGGCTAGCGGTGGGAGAGAAGCGGGTGGGAGGGGCGCGAGGTGATCGTGGGGGTGGGAGCGGAAGCAGTGGGGAAggtggcacggcggcggcgagtaGTCGGCGGCGCGGGCGTGCGAGGGAACTAGCGGCGGCGGCTGGGAAGCGACGGCGACGTGGCTAGGGTAGAGGATCGGAGGAAGGCTGATACCATGTAGAAGGTTATGCAACTCACGATATATTGATCGGGTGCTATATGCACGTATATATAAGTACAAAGGGTAGCCACGTCCTCAACTATACATGGAAGGAGGAGGGTTTGTTGTACAAGAAATACACATATGTATCTACATCTCGACAATCATGATCAACCTCATATTAACATCATCTGAAATTCCGGATGAAATTTACattttttcttcaaaaatacGTCTAGTCGTACCTTAGCTTTATAGAAGGCAGAAAAACAATTACAAGAGAGCTACAACGAGCGCAGCAAGAACACCACATCCCGGTAAGACCAAATACAACCACCTACATCAAACACAACTACAAGCAAAAGAGCATGTCCTAAGTGAGAACAACACCGCGTCACAACTAACACCAAGCACCACTGAAAACCACCGACACCCCCTGGACTTTGCTCGTCGACGCACCATCACCCTTGATGCCTAAGAAGAGGTGGCACGTGAATGGCAGAACTTGATCAGAACCGAGGAAGACACCATCTTGAAGACACCGTCGAAGGGTGTACATAGCGTCGCCGGAGCTCAAAATAGGACCACGGCGGACACCGGAGGAGAACTAGAAGGAGCCAAGCCATGTCTCCAAACACGATGCTCCCAACAGAGGAGCGACATCGAGGATGCCGCCATCATGCCGATCCAACACCGAATCGAGGGTTTCGCCCGGAGACAACACCAACTCGGAACGGGCGAGGGAGAATGCAAACACACCTCGAcgatgcctccaaggaggggGACGACACCCACGGGCGCCATTGCCGCCGGCCCGGCAAATGCCGTGCAGATTTTCATCCGATTGTTGCACCTCACCACACAGCGAAGGAATTGGGCAGCACTGTCCAAATAGCCTCGCATCGCCGCCACCGCAGCACCTCGCCGTCGTAGCTGCAAAGCCTAAGATCACATGACAGAGAGAATCGCGGCCCAACCAACACCTTCAACATAGCAGAAGAACAATAGCCACTCCGCACATCGAGCGAGGGCCAGGACCGCCCGCGATGGCCGTCGCCCGCTCCAAGGGGCGGCCTTGCGACGTCCCCAGCACCAAGGGTCCGGAACGGCCGTCCACCGCAAGGGCCAGGACCGCCTGCGACGGCCGTCGCCCGCTCCAAGGGACGGCCTTGGGACGTCCCCAACACCAAGGGTCCGGAACGGCCGTCCAGCGCGAGGGCCAGGACCGCCCGCGACGGCCGTCGCTCGCCACACAGACCGCAGGTGACCGGCCCTCGCTGCTCGCCAAGAACGCCCTCCTAGCCGAGCCATCACAACGCCGCCACCAAACCTGGCCAGTAGCTCGCGCCATCGCCTCCAGCATGCCATCGCGCCtgtccaccaccaccacactgtaACGACCCTCACAGATCGAACAGAGGGGAGGAGAGGAAATCAGAGAGGGGATGAGCTtgaggaagaagaaagggggagGAACCGGAGAAAATAGATAGATGGAGAAATCTGAATATTCAATTACAAGACATGACCCAGTCTCTGTTGTCGCCCACACTTATAGCACTCTCTGGAACAGGCCCCACCTGACATAGACACTAACCTACCAAGGACTTTTCCATGCTCTCTGCCCGTGGGCCCTGATCTTCCTCCTCACGCGGCTGCACCTCTGGTGCCTTGCTGTCCGCATGCTCTCCTGCCTGATCGGGTGGAGAGTAGGGCGTGACATTGTCCCCTCCTTGAGTCGAAGCGCCATTGCCGAGGTCGACGCCCGGAAATCGCTGTTGAAGCACATGGTAGTTCTCCCAGGTTGCACTGGCCGGCGAAAGCGTGCGCCAGTGCACCAGGACTTGAGGAATTGCCGCGTTCCCTTGCTTGACGAGGCGGCGCTCCAGAATTGCCTGAGGAACCAGATCGCCGACAGTGAGGTCCGGTGGAGCGGGCAGTTGATTGAAGACTGGCGAGTAGTCCGCCGTGAAGGGTTTAAGCTGCGAAACATGAAAAACTGGGTGAATTTTACTCTCCTGGGGCAGCTCCAACTTGTACGCAACAGTGCCAATGCGGCTGGTGACTTTGTACGGGCCATAGAATTTGTATGCCAGTTTGGGACAAGGCCGGTTGACCACCGAG
This genomic window from Aegilops tauschii subsp. strangulata cultivar AL8/78 chromosome 4, Aet v6.0, whole genome shotgun sequence contains:
- the LOC109737365 gene encoding uncharacterized protein → MSSMMAAGSRRMLIPLRPRLLSRQRTLLAGLAAAFAVTLLSIVLLLSSLPASSSPPSRRRHGVDTTSTTALSPPAHCGAMSASLGEFGEMMVSMLPRDLAFTAFMPSPESFRRVLGLRHNDSAAGLKASDDTYAVVSRVLGFSAVPLRLRSGDVALRGTARLLDLDSVSGLKVHAWRDVDGALVVNGVRSECVDIVRDETVVHVMAGVLMDAEFERSLSLPN